One segment of Artemia franciscana unplaced genomic scaffold, ASM3288406v1 Scaffold_1569, whole genome shotgun sequence DNA contains the following:
- the LOC136042598 gene encoding craniofacial development protein 2-like yields MHNLVITNTLFARKDIHKYTWYSNDGRTKKMIDYIIVSQRWRSSISNCRTYRSAEIGNTDHRLVVANMRLRLQAQRSQPRPTKIDVSRLSDHEIRSKYAIDVSNRFDALLPFESSEDAWISFKKNVLESATANIGRAKRAK; encoded by the coding sequence ATGCATAACCTTGTCATTACGAACACGCTGTTCGCAAGGAAGGATATCCACAAATACACATGGTACAGCAACGACGGCCGTACCAAAAAAATGATCGACTATATCATTGTCTCACAGAGATGGAGATCCTCGATTAGTAACTGCAGGACGTACAGGTCAGCCGAGATTGGTAACACTGACCATCGCCTCGTTGTAGCTAATATGCGACTGAGGCTCCAAGCCCAGCGCTCGCAACCTAGACCGACCAAGATTGATGTCTCTCGTCTCTCCGATCATGAGATACGGTCCAAGTATGCCATTGATGTCTCGAACCGCTTCGACGCACTCCTGCCATTTGAAAGTTCTGAGGACGCATGGATCTCGTTTAAGAAGAATGTCCTGGAGTCAGCGACCGCAAATATTGGAAGGGCGAAGCGTGCTAAGTAA
- the LOC136042597 gene encoding uncharacterized protein LOC136042597, with protein sequence MRIYNASVSSVLLYAAETWPLKSTILKMIDVCQTKQLRRIEGFRWDDFVSNARLLTLTSQVPFSVQIAQRSLRWFGHLLRMPTSTPARIVYDFDPKAHGWSRPRCRPRTRWKDSLDNFLVMANIAVDEAPYLAADRSAWRSQVAKLSTPHPMRQEP encoded by the coding sequence ATGCGAATCTATAACGCATCCGTAAGCTCCGTCCTGCTCTACGCGGCGGAAACCTGGCCCCTCAAATCAACCATCCTTAAAATGATAGACGTCTGTCAGACGAAACAGCTTCGCCGGATCGAGGGATTCCGGTGGGATGATTTTGTAAGCAACGCAAGGTTGCTTACTCTCACCTCCCAGGTGCCATTCTCCGTCCAGATAGCGCAGAGGTCTCTCAGATGGTTCGGACACCTCCTACGAATGCCGACATCAACGCCAGCCCGAATAGTGTACGACTTCGACCCAAAAGCCCATGGCTGGTCTCGCCCGAGGTGCAGACCTCGGACAAGGTGGAAAGACAGCCTCGACAACTTCTTGGTGATGGCCAACATTGCTGTCGACGAGGCGCCTTATTTAGCAGCAGACCGGTCCGCCTGGAGAAGTCAAGTTGCGAAGCTCTCTACGCCGCACCCCATGCGGCAGGAGCcttaa